The Dermacentor albipictus isolate Rhodes 1998 colony chromosome 2, USDA_Dalb.pri_finalv2, whole genome shotgun sequence genome has a segment encoding these proteins:
- the LOC135900958 gene encoding glutathione S-transferase 1-like, giving the protein MTITLYNINGSPPCNLVRSLAKHLGIELKLKNLDAANKEHLSDEYLKVNPFHKVPAIDDEGFIVYESNAIVYYLLRKYAPESELYPACIKTRTRIDQILSAVVTTIHNATIDTFRPLISRKTKPTTEEIAALEENIVRGLEHLIGDGKFAAGDNFTVADMALTGRLPVALETNFVNPSKFPKLASYYDRIKREQPYFEEIYKPAIDKFKGMLADLK; this is encoded by the exons ATGACCATTACTCTTTACAACATAAATGGGAGTCCACCCTGCAACTTAGTACGCTCACTCGCCAAGCATTTGGGCATTGAGCTGAAGCTCAAGAATTTGGACGCAGCCAACAAGGAGCACCTCAGCGATGAATACCTCAAG GTCAATCCTTTCCACAAGGTTCCTGCGATTGATGATGAAGGTTTCATTGTGTATGAAAG CAATGCCATCGTCTACTACTTGCTCCGGAAGTACGCCCCGGAGTCGGAGCTCTACCCGGCTTGCATCAAGACGCGCACTCGCATAGACCAAATTCTCTCTGCAGTTGTCACTACAATCCACAATGCAACAATAGACACCTTC CGTCCTTTGATCAGTCGGAAGACCAAGCCGACGACCGAAGAGATTGCGGCATTGGAAGAGAATATCGTCAGAGGGCTAGAACACCTGATCGGTGACGGCAAGTTCGCGGCTGGCGACAACTTCACCGTCGCCGACATGGCATTGACCGGACGCCTCCCTGTGGCACTCGAG ACCAACTTTGTCAACCCTTCGAAGTTTCCCAAGCTGGCAAGCTACTACGACCGTATAAAGCGCGAGCAGCCTTATTTTGAGGAAATTTACAAGCCCGCCATAGACAAGTTCAAGGGGATGTTGGCTGATCTGAAATAG